From one Caldithrix abyssi DSM 13497 genomic stretch:
- a CDS encoding DUF5777 family beta-barrel protein: protein MRNKLVILSLLILFIAPGLRAQSVKWKPKAKTEPKLELFHSTQSVHFVTATFLRRGEFEYEISHRFLPPISTEKSFLGIDGPARIRMGLAYGITEQTMLTLARSNLNDNVDVQLKQRLLTWRNGAAPTLIAINIGAGWNTEVVNRSAADSKNVQYYAHLILNTMLKKKLAIGIVPSYLYNSHIYCPSAQYSFTIGTNLQYYVSPMWSVFMESNTTVSGYRGQYNSLLVGIELETGGHFFKIFVGNNAAPNPSQFLAGSDLKFKTGNLRLGFNITRILKF from the coding sequence ATGCGTAACAAATTAGTAATATTAAGTTTGTTGATTCTTTTCATCGCTCCAGGCCTGCGGGCCCAGAGCGTTAAGTGGAAGCCAAAAGCTAAAACGGAGCCAAAGCTGGAACTGTTTCATTCCACGCAAAGCGTTCACTTTGTCACGGCAACCTTTTTACGTAGGGGCGAATTCGAGTATGAGATATCCCATCGTTTTTTACCGCCCATTTCCACAGAAAAATCCTTTTTAGGTATAGACGGCCCCGCTCGCATTCGCATGGGACTTGCCTACGGAATAACAGAACAAACCATGTTGACATTGGCGCGCAGCAATCTTAATGACAATGTAGACGTACAACTAAAACAACGACTACTCACCTGGCGCAATGGCGCTGCGCCTACACTGATTGCCATCAATATAGGCGCCGGCTGGAATACGGAGGTGGTAAATCGCAGCGCAGCGGACAGTAAAAATGTGCAATATTATGCCCACCTGATACTAAACACCATGCTTAAAAAGAAGCTGGCCATCGGCATTGTGCCATCGTATTTGTACAACAGCCATATCTATTGCCCCAGCGCCCAATACTCTTTTACCATTGGAACCAATCTGCAGTACTATGTGAGCCCCATGTGGAGTGTCTTCATGGAAAGCAATACAACGGTGTCCGGTTACAGGGGGCAGTACAATTCCCTTTTAGTGGGCATTGAACTGGAAACGGGAGGTCACTTTTTTAAAATTTTTGTAGGGAATAATGCGGCTCCTAATCCTTCGCAGTTTTTGGCCGGCTCTGATCTCAAGTTTAAAACAGGCAATTTACGACTGGGATTTAACATCACCAGAATATTAAAGTTTTAA
- the tnpA gene encoding IS200/IS605 family transposase, with protein MAKKSHIRCWLHILWGTKNHEKILTEKARLKLSTYFYNYAREKGIHMKINHVSPDHFHALVELPPKMTIEELFHLLKGSSSHWVNQNDIIPQKFAWDSENTAFSVSHSKLKTVENFIAKQEQFHWKMTFRQELDLLLQKHELLRLKT; from the coding sequence ATGGCTAAAAAATCTCACATTCGTTGTTGGTTACACATCCTCTGGGGCACCAAAAATCACGAAAAAATATTGACAGAAAAAGCCCGACTTAAACTCTCCACATATTTCTACAACTATGCCCGTGAAAAAGGAATTCACATGAAAATTAACCATGTCAGTCCAGACCACTTCCATGCCCTCGTTGAACTGCCCCCCAAAATGACCATCGAAGAACTATTCCATCTTCTAAAAGGCAGTTCGTCCCATTGGGTCAATCAAAACGATATCATCCCTCAAAAATTCGCCTGGGACAGCGAAAACACCGCCTTTTCCGTATCCCATTCAAAACTAAAAACAGTCGAAAACTTCATCGCCAAACAGGAACAATTCCACTGGAAAATGACCTTCCGGCAGGAGCTCGACCTCCTTTTACAAAAACACGAGCTTCTCCGTTTGAAAACCTGA
- a CDS encoding YceI family protein, producing the protein MRLKRVLFLIMALSLFSIWATEYNVNPEAQNLVKFISDAPIEDFEGVTSHIDGYIIWEGPENLQNAKFYFEVDLNTLDTGIGLRNRHMRENYLESDRFPKAFFEGTIVKVKKLTENHYQVETEGRFYCHGIKQKRKIMGEVFVNGEQLRIKSAFEVKLSDHQIEIPSIMFFKIDENMQVQVDFTVQAVKE; encoded by the coding sequence ATGCGATTAAAGCGCGTCCTTTTTCTAATCATGGCCTTAAGCCTCTTCTCAATCTGGGCTACAGAATATAATGTAAATCCGGAAGCGCAAAATCTGGTAAAGTTTATTTCCGATGCGCCCATTGAGGATTTTGAAGGCGTAACATCCCACATCGATGGCTACATCATCTGGGAAGGGCCGGAAAACCTGCAAAACGCAAAATTCTATTTTGAAGTTGATTTAAACACACTGGACACGGGTATCGGTTTGCGTAATCGACACATGCGCGAAAATTATCTGGAATCTGATCGCTTTCCAAAGGCATTTTTTGAGGGAACGATCGTCAAAGTCAAAAAGCTAACAGAAAATCATTACCAGGTGGAAACAGAAGGCCGGTTTTATTGCCACGGCATAAAGCAAAAGCGTAAAATCATGGGAGAAGTTTTTGTCAATGGCGAACAGTTGCGCATTAAAAGCGCGTTCGAAGTAAAACTCTCCGATCACCAAATCGAAATTCCCTCCATCATGTTTTTTAAGATCGATGAAAATATGCAGGTGCAAGTTGATTTTACCGTACAGGCTGTAAAGGAATGA
- a CDS encoding IS1634 family transposase, producing MFIKEVTKKNKGYDKTFVYHQLVESYRTEKGPRQRKLLNLGKLTIPKDQWKTLANRIEEIISGQTSLIEVDEQIEQLAQRYASLLIQNKLKQEKVEKKESPQETETIFTGSVKFRDARSIGGEYISLMMLRKLKFNELLKKLGFKEKDIKLAELLIVGRLVHPSSEWATLRWVKKQSAIDELLELDLSRLSHNKLYRITDQLLEHKDKIENGLVEQERLLFSLQEKIILYDLTNTYFESSRTSELKARGRSKDKRHDMPLVTLGLVLDEDGFPKESRLFSGNVSEPETLSKILDTIGGKVRKLIILDAGIATEENLQLITKRGHDYLVVSRSKPEIEIEENAFKEINHDQRHKVEAYLYRKDKELYLYCRSASRQKKEEAIRQFHQQRFEAELKYAAESLHKKRGTKKYPKVLERIGRIKERHAKVAYFYDITVEHHNGIVTEISWKIKDEQKMDDRFSGTYYLRTSRLDLTDREIWQLYISLTDVEDGFRSLKSELGLRPNFHQKDKRIEGHIFISILAFHVLISLQKQLHDAGVYHRWTTIRELLSVQQRVSVEMKTQKGDLLVIRDTTEPEAIHYLMAQAFKIKPKPLGMKKIRI from the coding sequence ATGTTTATTAAAGAAGTCACAAAAAAGAATAAAGGGTACGATAAAACCTTCGTTTACCATCAATTGGTCGAATCCTATCGTACTGAAAAAGGCCCAAGACAAAGAAAATTGCTCAACCTGGGCAAGCTTACCATTCCTAAAGACCAATGGAAAACACTTGCCAATCGCATCGAAGAGATCATAAGCGGACAAACTTCACTGATCGAAGTGGATGAGCAAATTGAACAATTAGCCCAGCGCTATGCCTCGCTTTTAATTCAAAACAAACTAAAACAAGAAAAGGTAGAAAAAAAAGAAAGCCCACAGGAAACCGAGACCATTTTTACGGGCTCTGTCAAATTCAGAGATGCTCGCAGTATAGGAGGCGAATACATCAGTTTGATGATGTTAAGAAAGCTTAAGTTCAATGAACTTTTAAAAAAGCTGGGCTTTAAGGAGAAGGATATTAAACTGGCCGAACTGTTGATCGTTGGGCGCCTGGTGCACCCCTCAAGCGAATGGGCGACCTTACGCTGGGTCAAAAAGCAAAGCGCCATCGATGAGCTTTTAGAGTTAGACCTTTCAAGACTTTCTCACAATAAACTTTATCGAATTACGGATCAATTATTAGAACATAAGGACAAAATCGAGAATGGTTTAGTAGAGCAAGAGCGTCTGTTATTTTCCTTGCAGGAAAAGATCATCCTGTACGATTTAACCAATACGTATTTTGAGAGTAGCCGTACCAGTGAACTCAAGGCTCGCGGACGTAGTAAAGATAAGCGTCACGATATGCCCCTGGTTACTTTAGGCCTGGTATTGGATGAGGATGGATTCCCCAAGGAGAGTCGTCTTTTCTCTGGCAATGTTTCCGAACCAGAGACTTTGTCTAAAATTCTGGATACGATAGGCGGCAAAGTCAGGAAATTGATTATTTTAGATGCCGGGATTGCCACAGAAGAGAACTTGCAACTGATCACAAAGCGTGGACACGACTATCTGGTTGTCTCACGCAGTAAACCGGAAATCGAGATCGAAGAAAATGCTTTTAAAGAGATTAATCACGATCAACGCCATAAAGTGGAAGCCTATCTTTACCGTAAGGATAAAGAGCTTTATTTATACTGTCGCAGCGCCTCAAGGCAAAAGAAAGAGGAAGCCATTCGACAATTTCATCAGCAGCGCTTTGAGGCGGAGTTGAAATATGCGGCGGAGAGTTTGCACAAGAAACGAGGCACGAAGAAATATCCCAAGGTTTTAGAACGCATTGGCCGCATAAAGGAACGTCATGCAAAGGTGGCCTATTTTTATGATATTACGGTTGAGCATCACAATGGTATCGTGACAGAGATCAGCTGGAAGATAAAAGATGAGCAAAAGATGGATGATCGATTTTCCGGCACGTATTATTTACGGACGAGTCGTCTGGATTTAACGGATCGTGAGATTTGGCAGCTCTACATCAGTTTAACGGATGTGGAGGATGGATTTCGCTCGTTGAAGAGTGAATTAGGCTTAAGGCCTAATTTTCACCAGAAGGATAAACGCATTGAAGGGCATATTTTCATTTCGATTTTAGCCTTTCATGTATTGATAAGTCTTCAAAAACAATTACATGATGCAGGCGTTTATCATCGCTGGACAACCATTCGTGAATTACTTTCCGTACAGCAGCGAGTAAGCGTGGAGATGAAAACTCAGAAAGGAGATTTATTAGTTATAAGAGATACGACCGAACCGGAGGCGATTCATTATTTAATGGCGCAGGCATTTAAGATCAAGCCCAAGCCATTAGGTATGAAAAAGATAAGAATTTAA
- a CDS encoding fused MFS/spermidine synthase — MPEKTNFSKRSLLFIFFLYGFTLTVLQIVYLRFFISIFYGNELTIGLFWFSWMLWTALGSYFFGRVRKVLEYLPSHHFLFGLVIPFTLLLMLFIRSRFLPVGSALPDFSTTIFTALVSLFLFGLLSGGLFPLYARLLNINTAQEIDTAGGQVYLWETAGSLVGGLLSGLVLIHFFHSTQIVIKVAILQFLLSFYFLSRTEKSRKSLIISIYFLIGFFALSSFLSSYQQRFKQLWRGMDIVEERSSPYSELVLTRLDHSFTLYQDGVPLFTIPDPQTAEETVHYALLLHDKPQTVLLIGGGFSGALFEILKHPSIRALHYVELDPEVIGIYKEFFPDNWRRLITDKRVAIHQTDGRNFLQHTRESFDLIITALPDPYTVQLNRFYSREFFALCKSRLQSGGILAFQVSASENYLNDAQKRYLKAIEQSFVPLFKNWGFLPGEKMQFFLIKDVHPPVVNSDSLIKRLRERRLETLFVQDYYIPFKLMPDRIRLFREAFEETQFPFYNSDYRPLAYYFDTILWAGKTSRILSGFLTRMFSVSFDGFLLIVFLPIFLGLGLSFFLRKRPLHSLAAVSGMFSIGFSVISLELLILLAFQVAHGYLYQQVAIFIALFMGGMAIGSYFSIRYSSTIYKSLQKLAIFVLAGVSLLSFLIGALLPFIGAMSHSQATFYFLAIVSGFCGGFSFPLFNRLYLSHKKDTSKSGIIYAWDLVGSLAGSILCSIILIPIYGLKLTGVFLGILNLIIGLFMAAVYWGKSDCGAGGE; from the coding sequence ATGCCAGAAAAAACGAACTTTTCAAAGCGTTCTCTTCTTTTCATCTTTTTTTTGTACGGTTTTACATTAACCGTTTTGCAAATTGTTTATTTGCGTTTTTTTATTTCGATCTTTTACGGCAATGAACTGACCATTGGCCTGTTCTGGTTTAGCTGGATGTTGTGGACTGCCCTTGGTAGCTATTTTTTCGGCAGGGTTAGAAAAGTCCTGGAATATTTACCTTCGCACCACTTTCTTTTTGGTCTGGTTATACCTTTTACGTTACTTTTGATGCTTTTTATTCGAAGCCGATTTTTACCGGTAGGCAGCGCGCTCCCGGATTTCAGCACAACTATTTTCACGGCTCTGGTTTCTCTTTTTCTGTTCGGCTTACTGTCGGGCGGGCTTTTCCCTCTCTATGCACGGTTATTAAATATAAACACGGCTCAGGAGATTGATACGGCCGGCGGTCAGGTTTATTTGTGGGAAACAGCCGGCTCTCTGGTGGGCGGTTTGTTGAGCGGCCTGGTTTTAATCCATTTTTTTCACTCCACGCAAATCGTTATTAAGGTAGCCATACTGCAATTTCTGCTGTCATTTTATTTCCTTTCTCGTACAGAAAAATCAAGAAAGAGTCTTATTATATCGATCTATTTTCTGATCGGCTTTTTTGCTCTTTCCAGCTTTTTGAGTAGCTATCAGCAACGTTTTAAACAACTGTGGAGGGGGATGGATATTGTTGAAGAACGCAGTTCGCCTTATAGCGAGCTGGTTTTGACGCGTCTGGATCACAGTTTTACGCTTTATCAAGACGGTGTGCCTCTGTTCACGATACCTGATCCGCAAACGGCTGAAGAAACGGTGCACTACGCATTGCTGCTACACGACAAACCACAAACGGTTTTACTAATCGGCGGTGGATTCTCCGGCGCTTTATTTGAAATCTTAAAGCATCCTTCTATTCGCGCCTTACATTATGTAGAACTGGATCCTGAGGTAATTGGAATTTACAAGGAGTTTTTTCCGGATAACTGGCGAAGATTAATCACAGATAAACGTGTGGCGATTCATCAAACCGACGGCCGTAATTTTTTGCAACACACACGGGAAAGTTTTGATTTAATCATAACCGCTTTGCCCGATCCTTACACGGTTCAACTCAATCGTTTTTACAGCCGGGAGTTTTTTGCCCTGTGTAAAAGTCGCTTACAATCGGGTGGGATTCTTGCCTTTCAGGTGAGCGCTTCGGAAAATTATTTAAATGACGCTCAGAAACGCTACTTAAAGGCCATCGAACAATCTTTTGTTCCTCTGTTTAAAAACTGGGGTTTTTTGCCCGGCGAAAAAATGCAATTTTTTTTGATAAAAGACGTTCATCCTCCTGTTGTCAATAGCGATTCTTTGATTAAACGTCTGCGAGAACGTCGCCTGGAAACTTTGTTTGTTCAGGACTATTACATCCCTTTTAAATTGATGCCTGATCGGATCAGGCTTTTCCGGGAGGCTTTTGAAGAAACGCAATTTCCTTTTTACAATTCCGATTATCGTCCTCTGGCTTATTATTTTGACACCATTCTCTGGGCCGGGAAAACTTCCAGGATTTTGTCCGGTTTTTTAACACGGATGTTTTCTGTTTCTTTTGATGGTTTTCTTTTGATCGTTTTTTTACCTATTTTTCTTGGGCTTGGGCTCTCTTTTTTTCTAAGGAAAAGGCCATTACACTCCCTGGCTGCTGTGAGCGGGATGTTTTCTATTGGCTTTAGTGTGATCAGTCTGGAACTGCTTATTTTGCTTGCCTTTCAGGTGGCACATGGCTACCTCTATCAACAGGTGGCGATTTTTATTGCGTTGTTCATGGGCGGGATGGCCATTGGGAGCTATTTTTCCATTCGATATTCTTCAACAATTTATAAGAGCTTGCAAAAGCTGGCTATTTTTGTTCTGGCGGGCGTTTCACTGCTATCGTTTTTAATTGGCGCGCTGCTTCCTTTTATCGGGGCGATGTCTCATTCTCAGGCCACTTTTTATTTTCTGGCAATTGTCAGCGGATTTTGCGGCGGCTTTTCTTTTCCTCTTTTCAATCGCCTTTACCTAAGCCACAAAAAAGATACGAGTAAAAGTGGAATTATTTATGCCTGGGACCTGGTTGGTTCGCTGGCCGGCTCCATTCTTTGCAGTATTATTTTGATACCCATTTACGGATTAAAACTTACAGGTGTATTTCTGGGAATTTTAAATCTGATCATTGGTCTGTTTATGGCGGCAGTTTATTGGGGTAAGAGCGATTGCGGGGCGGGAGGCGAATAA
- a CDS encoding nucleotidyltransferase domain-containing protein, with amino-acid sequence MKIQIKPIIKRFSIDIQEIVKDNLFGQYLFGSYSRDQANDLSDIDTLIIVNQFDFKLREQLSELASEFSLKYGINISPIVKNIEVWEKNKQYRTLFYQEITRDGVQL; translated from the coding sequence ATGAAAATACAAATAAAACCAATTATTAAACGTTTTTCCATAGATATTCAAGAAATCGTAAAAGATAATTTGTTTGGCCAATATCTATTTGGTTCGTATTCTCGCGACCAGGCCAATGATTTATCCGATATTGATACTCTTATTATCGTCAATCAATTTGATTTTAAATTAAGAGAACAATTAAGCGAATTAGCCTCAGAATTTTCGTTAAAATATGGAATAAATATTTCACCTATCGTAAAAAATATTGAAGTTTGGGAAAAGAATAAACAATATCGGACATTATTTTATCAAGAAATTACACGTGATGGCGTACAATTATGA
- a CDS encoding cytochrome P460 family protein: MRTILTMVNVLALALLLSVNLACDKKSTDSNDEEQEFVATTQDFKDYKNWTLKATETGPDPFLKTAHGVNDNFTRKIFFNATAKASNGEYPVGSMILKELTDDQGNVQGAFTVMVKRGGNFNPDGNGWEWFMVSTDFSTVITQGDNATAGDGNCASCHSAANVNNNGLDWVFTR, translated from the coding sequence ATGCGTACAATTTTAACAATGGTTAACGTTTTGGCGTTAGCTTTGCTTTTATCCGTCAACCTGGCGTGTGATAAAAAGTCAACAGATTCAAACGACGAAGAACAGGAGTTTGTGGCTACCACCCAGGATTTTAAGGACTACAAAAACTGGACGCTTAAAGCAACCGAAACAGGCCCCGATCCATTTTTGAAAACCGCCCATGGCGTGAACGACAATTTTACGCGCAAAATCTTCTTTAACGCCACCGCCAAAGCCAGCAACGGTGAGTATCCTGTCGGATCAATGATTTTAAAAGAATTGACCGACGATCAGGGCAATGTGCAGGGGGCATTTACCGTAATGGTTAAACGCGGCGGCAACTTTAATCCCGATGGCAATGGCTGGGAATGGTTCATGGTTAGTACGGATTTCTCAACGGTGATAACCCAGGGCGATAACGCCACGGCCGGCGACGGAAATTGCGCCAGCTGCCACTCTGCGGCAAACGTAAACAACAATGGTCTGGATTGGGTTTTTACCAGATAA
- a CDS encoding c-type cytochrome domain-containing protein: protein METVYFKIFIMLFVSILFWHCEKNITTQCEVQPTIKPTLSSIQTEVFNGYCVSCHSGAAASGNLDLSPASAYSNLVNVPSSASSLMRVLPGNSDQSYLIKRLIGADGELIMPPAGRLPQNFIEAVQQWIDEGAKNN, encoded by the coding sequence ATGGAAACGGTGTATTTCAAAATCTTCATCATGCTTTTTGTGTCGATTCTGTTCTGGCATTGCGAAAAAAACATCACAACACAGTGTGAAGTGCAGCCTACGATCAAACCGACCCTCTCTTCCATTCAGACCGAAGTATTTAACGGATATTGTGTTAGCTGCCACTCGGGCGCGGCCGCATCAGGTAATTTGGACCTTTCGCCCGCCAGCGCCTATTCCAACCTGGTGAATGTTCCGTCTTCTGCTTCTTCTTTAATGCGCGTTTTGCCCGGCAACAGCGACCAGAGCTATCTGATAAAACGCCTCATCGGCGCAGACGGAGAATTGATCATGCCGCCCGCAGGCAGGCTTCCGCAAAATTTCATAGAAGCCGTTCAACAATGGATTGATGAGGGAGCGAAGAATAATTGA
- a CDS encoding AMP-dependent synthetase/ligase, producing MQKRTIPWLFESSVNRFSQNPLIWEKRTDSYHYLTYRQMQELVHQFAAGLLSMGVKKGERIALISEGRNYWLMSELGVLYCGAISVPISVKINELSDLKFRLAHSGSRVVIVSGQQAHKIDKIKNDLPELEKVILLDARESYESDEILVDEVLARGKEFLKNEDGRKRLNQTWQAIEEDDYATIMYSSGTTADPKGVILSHKNYVVNTEQSLTVMDIPPYFVTLLILPWDHAFAHTVGLYTLIKNGASMAAVQSGKTQLETLKNIPKNLKEIRPHFLLSVPALAKNFRKNIEKAIRDKGKATERLFQQALKIAYLYNGEGWNKGKGFRKVYKPLYALYDKVLFRKIRDSFGGRLQFFIGGGALLDIEMQRFFYAIGIPMFQGYGLTEAAPVISSNKPHEHKLGTSGKVLKGMEVKIVDERGNELPTGQRGEICVKGENVMVGYWKNPTATENALRDGWLHTGDLGYLDEEGYLYVLGREKSLLIGNDGEKYSPEGIEEAILDHSPYIDQIMLYNNQSPYTIALVVPNKAAVIEWARENNVNFQTEEGQCAVIKLIEEEIDKFKPGGKYAGLFPSRWLPATFAILGEGFTEQNRLLNSTLKMVRPRIVDYYRNRIDYLYTAEGKNVCNEWNKRIVKRMSVKGEDELSDQVMQK from the coding sequence ATGCAAAAACGAACGATTCCCTGGCTGTTTGAAAGTAGCGTAAACAGGTTTTCGCAAAATCCCTTGATCTGGGAAAAACGGACGGATAGCTACCATTATTTAACCTATCGACAAATGCAGGAGCTGGTTCATCAATTTGCCGCGGGCCTGTTGAGCATGGGCGTTAAAAAGGGCGAACGCATTGCCTTGATTTCTGAGGGCAGAAATTACTGGTTGATGAGCGAGTTGGGCGTTTTGTATTGCGGTGCGATCAGCGTTCCCATTTCGGTTAAAATAAATGAATTGTCCGATTTGAAATTTCGACTGGCGCATTCAGGGAGTCGAGTGGTCATTGTTTCCGGTCAGCAAGCTCATAAAATTGACAAAATTAAAAATGACCTTCCTGAGCTGGAAAAGGTTATTTTACTGGATGCAAGAGAGAGCTATGAAAGCGATGAAATTTTAGTTGATGAGGTTCTGGCTCGTGGGAAGGAGTTTTTGAAAAATGAGGATGGCCGGAAGCGGTTGAATCAGACCTGGCAGGCCATTGAAGAGGATGATTACGCGACGATAATGTATTCTTCGGGGACGACCGCGGATCCAAAAGGCGTCATTCTATCTCATAAAAATTATGTGGTAAATACGGAACAGTCGTTAACGGTGATGGATATCCCGCCATATTTTGTTACGCTATTGATTTTGCCGTGGGATCATGCTTTTGCCCATACGGTTGGTCTTTATACGTTGATAAAAAATGGCGCCAGTATGGCGGCGGTTCAAAGCGGTAAGACTCAGCTGGAAACGCTTAAAAATATTCCTAAAAATTTAAAAGAAATCAGACCGCATTTTTTATTGAGTGTTCCGGCTCTGGCAAAAAATTTCCGCAAGAATATTGAGAAAGCGATTCGAGATAAAGGGAAGGCCACGGAAAGGTTGTTTCAGCAGGCCCTGAAGATTGCTTACCTTTACAATGGAGAGGGCTGGAATAAGGGCAAGGGCTTTCGCAAGGTTTATAAACCGCTTTACGCGCTGTACGATAAGGTTTTGTTCCGTAAAATTCGCGATAGTTTTGGCGGAAGGCTGCAGTTTTTTATTGGCGGCGGGGCTTTGCTGGATATCGAGATGCAGCGCTTCTTTTACGCGATTGGAATTCCCATGTTTCAGGGGTACGGATTAACCGAAGCTGCGCCGGTCATTTCATCCAACAAACCTCACGAACATAAGCTGGGTACTTCTGGCAAGGTTTTGAAGGGAATGGAGGTTAAGATTGTGGATGAACGGGGTAATGAATTGCCCACCGGTCAAAGGGGAGAGATTTGCGTTAAAGGTGAGAATGTGATGGTCGGTTACTGGAAAAATCCGACGGCCACGGAAAATGCCTTGCGGGACGGCTGGCTACATACGGGAGACCTTGGCTATCTGGATGAAGAGGGATATTTGTATGTGCTTGGCCGTGAGAAAAGTTTGTTGATTGGCAACGACGGTGAGAAGTACAGTCCGGAAGGTATTGAAGAGGCGATTCTGGATCACTCTCCTTATATTGATCAGATTATGCTGTACAACAATCAATCGCCTTATACTATTGCGCTTGTGGTGCCTAATAAAGCGGCTGTAATTGAATGGGCGCGGGAAAATAATGTGAATTTTCAGACGGAAGAGGGGCAATGTGCGGTTATAAAATTAATAGAAGAAGAGATTGATAAGTTTAAACCGGGCGGCAAATATGCAGGATTGTTTCCTTCGCGCTGGCTGCCGGCGACATTTGCCATTCTGGGCGAGGGATTTACGGAGCAGAACCGGTTGTTGAATTCTACTTTGAAGATGGTGCGTCCGAGGATTGTGGATTATTACAGGAATCGTATTGACTATTTGTACACGGCTGAAGGTAAGAATGTATGTAATGAATGGAATAAACGGATAGTTAAGCGGATGAGTGTGAAGGGAGAGGATGAGCTTTCGGATCAGGTGATGCAGAAGTAG